In a single window of the Populus alba chromosome 16, ASM523922v2, whole genome shotgun sequence genome:
- the LOC118056125 gene encoding protein LURP-one-related 15 yields MATGQAPSNPVPAMRTYPPVEHPVVVIGPQYLAQYPVELAVSPELWSLGENDFKVSDINGTLIFQVKSKLLSMPVRRFLKDAAGNTLVNLRQKIMTMHRSWEAFRGESKEEKDLLFTAKKSKLFQFKTDLDVFLGNNKGEVPDFKVKEGYSESSCSILLGDSNTMLAQVHGRHILAIMPNVDYAFIVALVVVILYGMNANDAAIKCLNGVVDEMAPSA; encoded by the exons ATGGCTACTGGGCAAGCACCAAGCAACCCCGTTCCTGCTATGAGAACATACCCGCCGGTGGAGCATCCAGTGGTGGTAATAGGGCCACAGTACCTGGCACAGTACCCTGTTGAACTCGCCGTCTCCCCAGAGCTATGGAGTCTTGGAGAGAATGATTTTAAGGTGTCTGACATTAATGGCACCCTCATCTTCCAAGTCAAGAGTAAACTCTTAAGCATGCCTGTTCGTCGTTTTCTGAAAGATGCTGCTGGGAACACCCTTGTCAATCTCAGGCAGAAG ATAATGACCATGCATCGAAGTTGGGAAGCTTTTAGAGGGGAAAGCAAGGAGGAGAAAGACTTGCTTTTCACAGCCAAGAAATCAAAGCTGTTCCAATTCAAGACTGACTTAGACGTATTCTTGGGTAATAACAAAGGAGAGGTCCCTGATTTCAAGGTCAAAGAAGGCTACAGCGAGAGTTCCTGCTCTATACTTCTTGGAGATTCCAATACCATGCTTGCACAA GTGCATGGAAGACACATTCTCGCGATCATGCCTAATGTTGATTATGCCTTCATAGTGGCTCTTGTGGTGGTGATTCTCTACGGGATGAATGCGAATGACGCGGCCATTAAATGCCTTAACGGTGTTGTCGATGAAATGGCTCCGTCAGCATAA